From one Octopus bimaculoides isolate UCB-OBI-ISO-001 chromosome 1, ASM119413v2, whole genome shotgun sequence genomic stretch:
- the LOC106868547 gene encoding interleukin 17-like protein → MKSFQFLNYFLLNFILTVSSAPMQTKCKIPTNLIVHYNRLSGASIGNKFFLPAEMAPAGSNQRPQTDGDRTFPTSLVSINIVRERSTCPWYLKIIHDPSVFPPSRTEAICRCRYCLDSDENHQCVTVYSKTTVLKRTGECVDGLYAYRPSVIQIATACVCAKKVDIISGKK, encoded by the exons ATGAAGTCATTTCAA TTTCTAAACTACTTTCTCCTCAACTTTATCTTGACTGTATCTTCGGCACCAATGCAGACCAAATGTAAAATACCAACGAACTTGATAGTACATTACAACAGATTGTCCGGTGCATCCATTGGCAATAAGTTTTTTCTACCAGCTGAAATGGCTCCAGCAGGAAGTAACCAGCGACCACAAACCGATGGGGATAGAACTTTTCCAACATCTCTGGTTTCTATTAATATCGTCCGCGAACGTTCAACCTGCCCTTGGTATCTTAAAATTATCCATGATCCATCAGTTTTCCCTCCATCACGTACTGAAGCGATATGTCGCTGTAGATACTGTCTAGACTCTGACGAAAATCACCAATGTGTAACAGTATATTCTAAAACGACTGTCCTGAAACGTACAGGTGAATGTGTTGATGGATTGTATGCGTATAGACCAAGTGTGATTCAAATAGCCACAgcctgtgtgtgtgcaaagaaagTCGATATCATTTCTGGCAAAAAATGA